In Leuconostoc kimchii IMSNU 11154, one genomic interval encodes:
- a CDS encoding HAD family hydrolase, which produces MTNIQLIATDLDGTFLSNDKSFDRALFRTVLKILAHNKIQFVIATGVHQERINRLLSDFLDVGLSFVTNNGARVTTSEGEVIFEKTLSLDTLKTVQKLLTTFPVKPSRGLVYSTDDTAYVPREYADVMTADRRQYFKKVIVFDDVSEINDPIFKVTMNWHNFDETQFYDVARQQLGHHVHVTETGTGAVDIVPAGVNKAVGLKMLADHMGISMTNIAAFGDGANDLEMLLAVGHPFLMPTAHINGPFEPVIADNDHAGVLKTILKIINN; this is translated from the coding sequence ATGACTAATATTCAATTGATTGCAACTGATTTAGACGGTACGTTTTTATCCAATGATAAATCATTTGATAGGGCGTTATTTCGAACAGTGCTTAAAATACTTGCACACAACAAGATACAATTTGTTATTGCGACTGGGGTGCATCAGGAACGCATTAACCGCTTACTATCAGATTTTTTAGATGTTGGTTTGTCGTTTGTCACTAATAATGGCGCGCGTGTGACGACATCTGAAGGGGAGGTTATTTTTGAGAAGACACTGTCATTAGATACACTGAAAACTGTACAAAAATTATTAACGACCTTTCCTGTCAAGCCGAGTCGTGGATTAGTCTATTCAACAGATGACACAGCGTATGTGCCACGTGAATATGCTGACGTGATGACGGCAGATAGACGTCAATATTTTAAGAAAGTCATTGTATTTGATGATGTGTCAGAAATTAATGATCCGATATTTAAAGTGACCATGAACTGGCATAACTTTGATGAGACACAATTTTATGACGTCGCTAGACAACAATTAGGACATCACGTGCATGTCACTGAAACAGGTACAGGGGCAGTAGATATCGTCCCCGCAGGTGTTAATAAAGCTGTTGGCTTAAAAATGCTGGCGGATCATATGGGTATTAGTATGACAAATATTGCGGCTTTCGGAGATGGCGCCAATGATTTAGAAATGTTATTAGCTGTCGGTCATCCTTTTCTGATGCCAACAGCTCATATCAATGGTCCATTTGAGCCAGTTATCGCCGATAATGATCATGCAGGTGTGCTTAAAACGATTTTAAAGATAATTAACAATTAA
- a CDS encoding alpha/beta hydrolase, which yields MLFQDKPNIFVPATIPVTATTIFKDINYAPDARHTLDIYLPDGRQNFPVIVDIHGGGLLRGQKSSAKLNPSLRFLADQFAIISINYRLNDPLTNQFPNQIADIRAALDFLSLNATQYHLDMTDLTLIGESSGAQLAVLAAATFTIQHTLGNIQNVTFNPKFPIIKHVIALYGPYQLDQFNHQFKKLGITPKFSETGTAKSFEGIMLQHQSPKDVPDLVAQANPATYFTNKMPPLMLIAGMKDPVVPYLQSVELAKAYHNLVGHHLITHWLPDGVHGPIDYDNDALYTEKLSFITGN from the coding sequence ATGTTATTTCAAGATAAACCGAACATTTTTGTGCCTGCAACCATTCCAGTGACAGCAACGACTATTTTTAAGGACATCAATTATGCCCCGGACGCGCGCCACACACTAGATATTTACCTACCAGACGGTCGCCAAAATTTTCCAGTGATCGTTGATATACATGGTGGTGGCTTGCTCCGTGGCCAGAAGTCATCTGCTAAACTCAATCCCAGTTTACGTTTTTTGGCTGATCAGTTTGCCATAATTAGTATCAATTACCGCCTCAATGACCCACTAACAAATCAATTTCCAAACCAGATTGCTGATATTAGAGCAGCATTAGATTTTTTATCTCTGAATGCCACTCAGTACCATCTGGATATGACAGATTTAACACTGATTGGTGAATCAAGCGGTGCACAATTAGCCGTTTTGGCAGCTGCTACGTTTACCATACAACACACCCTCGGAAACATACAAAATGTCACTTTCAACCCAAAATTTCCGATAATTAAACATGTTATTGCACTATACGGCCCCTACCAATTAGACCAATTTAATCATCAGTTTAAAAAATTAGGCATTACCCCAAAATTTTCTGAAACAGGTACTGCAAAATCTTTTGAAGGTATTATGTTACAACACCAATCCCCAAAGGATGTGCCTGACCTCGTTGCTCAAGCTAACCCAGCTACGTATTTTACAAACAAAATGCCACCTCTCATGCTCATTGCTGGTATGAAGGACCCAGTCGTCCCTTACTTACAGAGTGTTGAGCTTGCTAAGGCTTATCATAACTTGGTTGGTCACCATCTAATAACACACTGGTTACCAGATGGTGTTCATGGCCCAATAGATTATGATAATGATGCCCTTTATACTGAAAAATTATCCTTTATTACAGGCAATTAA
- the licT gene encoding BglG family transcription antiterminator LicT, with the protein MNIKKIFNNNVLLADNNGHEVVLIGKGLGFQKKVGQRIDEKAIDKIYAPTEARWLTLFDELISDVSPQYFEISSQIIKSAEEQLQTKFNAYLLIAITDHIHFAIQRTEDGIVIHNELLWEIQHFYPQEYAIGVAALKLIKTSFGVQLADDEAGFIALKFVENRTSAQDSNDRGVKMTKLIGDILTIVQYQLQVHLDEDTISYQRFLVHLRFFVERISSDQKINAVEETDDVLYQHIFKKYPQAFNCTQKIVQFVKNTLNKSVTLNEQVYVTIHIQRIINEISQQS; encoded by the coding sequence ATGAATATCAAAAAAATTTTTAATAATAATGTTCTACTGGCAGACAATAATGGTCATGAAGTTGTATTAATTGGTAAGGGGTTAGGTTTCCAAAAAAAAGTCGGGCAACGCATAGATGAAAAGGCCATTGATAAGATTTATGCACCAACAGAAGCACGATGGTTAACGTTGTTTGATGAGTTAATTAGTGATGTTTCACCACAGTATTTCGAAATATCATCGCAAATTATTAAATCAGCTGAAGAACAGCTGCAGACTAAATTTAACGCTTATCTATTGATTGCGATTACTGACCACATTCATTTTGCCATTCAAAGAACAGAAGATGGTATTGTGATTCATAATGAATTGCTATGGGAGATACAACATTTTTATCCGCAGGAATACGCTATCGGTGTCGCAGCGCTAAAATTAATTAAGACATCGTTTGGGGTGCAACTGGCAGATGATGAAGCTGGATTTATTGCATTAAAATTTGTCGAAAATCGCACATCCGCCCAAGATAGTAATGACAGAGGTGTGAAAATGACAAAATTGATTGGTGATATTTTAACAATTGTACAGTATCAGTTGCAGGTTCATCTCGACGAAGACACAATTAGTTATCAAAGATTTTTGGTGCATCTACGATTCTTTGTGGAAAGAATTAGTAGTGATCAGAAAATTAATGCAGTGGAAGAGACGGATGATGTCTTATATCAACATATTTTTAAAAAATATCCACAAGCATTTAATTGTACACAAAAAATTGTACAGTTTGTTAAAAATACGCTAAATAAAAGTGTGACTTTGAACGAACAAGTTTATGTCACGATTCACATTCAAAGAATTATTAATGAAATCAGTCAACAGAGTTGA
- a CDS encoding beta-glucoside-specific PTS transporter subunit IIABC, whose product MDYKVLAENILSGVGGKDNINTGWHCATRLRFKLKNDKLADTKKIEDLDGVVTVVNSAGQYQVVIGNSVANVFEPLAELAGLENTDDQIVDEKDQPKENVLNKLISFISGVFTPFLGAMAGAGILKGLLALLLALGWLTEKSGAYQIWYAAGDGFFYFLPILLAFTAAKSLKVNQFVAVALATALVYPTLVAITGNSQTIDFFNIPVIPTTYTSSVIPILLAVWVMSYIQPLLDKLFPEAIRNIFTPLFLLIIMAPLTLIVVGPLGASVGTLLSNGISAIYNFAPAVAGALMGAFWQVFVIFGVHWTFVPVMMNNIGKLGYDPLLPILSVAVVSQAGAALGVFLKAKDAKMKSLAGSSVATALLGITEPTIYGVTLKLKRPFVLAAISGAIGGAIAGGGQAHASSFTLPSLLAIPTYLGKGFVSVIIGLGVAFILGTVLTYLFGFSKDTNVATVDDQSAEQEGHHQIIAPVDGTIIPLKNVKDEVFASEAMGQGIAIVPTSDIVKAPITGTVSAVYPTGHAIGIISEKGVEVLLHIGINTVELNGQHFKTLVKKNQKVTIDEPLVEFDRQAISHAGYDTTVMLIITNTPNYDISVTDNTLATDRDWVLKLTDRHIETSNDYKGEVQHV is encoded by the coding sequence ATGGATTATAAAGTATTAGCAGAAAATATATTATCTGGTGTGGGCGGTAAGGATAATATTAACACAGGGTGGCATTGCGCAACGCGCCTACGATTCAAGTTAAAGAATGATAAGTTGGCTGACACCAAAAAAATTGAAGACCTAGATGGTGTCGTGACGGTGGTTAACTCTGCGGGACAATATCAAGTCGTTATCGGTAATTCGGTCGCTAATGTGTTTGAACCTTTAGCAGAATTGGCAGGTTTAGAAAATACAGATGATCAGATTGTTGATGAAAAAGATCAACCTAAAGAGAATGTGTTAAACAAATTAATTAGTTTTATATCTGGTGTTTTTACACCATTCTTGGGTGCCATGGCTGGTGCAGGTATTTTAAAAGGGTTGTTAGCTTTACTGTTAGCCCTAGGTTGGTTAACTGAAAAAAGTGGTGCTTATCAAATTTGGTATGCGGCGGGCGATGGGTTCTTCTACTTTCTACCAATATTATTAGCATTTACGGCAGCTAAGAGTCTTAAAGTGAATCAGTTTGTGGCAGTTGCTTTAGCAACTGCACTGGTTTATCCGACGCTTGTTGCTATAACGGGGAATTCACAGACAATCGACTTCTTTAATATACCGGTTATTCCAACTACGTATACGTCTAGTGTTATCCCGATATTGTTAGCGGTATGGGTGATGTCTTATATTCAGCCGCTACTGGACAAGCTATTTCCAGAAGCGATTCGTAATATATTTACGCCACTATTTTTGTTAATTATTATGGCACCCTTAACGCTTATTGTTGTTGGACCATTAGGTGCTAGTGTTGGTACGTTATTGTCAAACGGTATATCTGCTATTTATAATTTTGCACCAGCAGTGGCGGGTGCGCTTATGGGTGCGTTTTGGCAAGTGTTTGTTATCTTTGGCGTTCACTGGACATTCGTGCCTGTTATGATGAACAACATTGGTAAACTCGGTTATGATCCACTACTACCTATATTAAGTGTTGCTGTGGTTTCACAGGCTGGTGCAGCATTAGGTGTCTTCCTAAAAGCTAAGGATGCTAAAATGAAGTCTTTGGCGGGCTCATCAGTAGCAACTGCTTTGTTAGGCATCACTGAACCAACGATTTATGGTGTGACGTTAAAACTTAAGCGACCATTTGTTCTGGCAGCTATATCAGGTGCTATTGGTGGTGCCATTGCTGGTGGCGGTCAGGCGCACGCAAGTTCATTTACATTACCTAGTCTGTTAGCGATCCCAACATATTTGGGTAAGGGATTTGTTAGTGTTATCATTGGGTTAGGTGTAGCGTTTATATTAGGTACTGTGCTGACTTATCTTTTCGGATTTAGTAAGGATACAAATGTTGCGACAGTAGATGACCAATCGGCTGAGCAAGAAGGTCATCATCAAATTATAGCGCCAGTTGATGGCACAATTATTCCATTGAAAAATGTTAAGGACGAGGTTTTTGCTTCTGAAGCTATGGGACAGGGTATTGCGATTGTGCCAACGAGTGATATTGTGAAGGCACCTATCACAGGAACTGTGAGCGCTGTATATCCAACCGGACATGCTATAGGTATCATTTCAGAAAAAGGCGTCGAAGTACTCTTGCACATTGGTATTAACACAGTTGAATTGAATGGTCAGCATTTTAAGACACTAGTCAAAAAGAATCAAAAAGTCACTATTGATGAACCTTTGGTTGAATTTGATCGTCAAGCGATTAGTCATGCTGGCTATGATACAACTGTGATGCTCATTATTACAAACACGCCAAATTACGATATTTCCGTAACAGACAATACATTGGCGACTGATCGTGACTGGGTATTGAAGTTGACTGATCGTCATATTGAGACAAGT